From Pseudanabaena sp. PCC 6802, one genomic window encodes:
- a CDS encoding DNA adenine methylase, giving the protein MFQKLDTQNSDQTRVPQRSPFRYAGGKTWLIPKIRQWLRHQGGTDKEMIEPFAGSGIVSLTAVCENLVDRATMVEKDEGVAAVWQIILNGGAVWLADAIMRFQLTPETAKRAIDRADESLESLAFATIIKNRVNRGGILADGASFIKNGENGKGITSRWYPATLKKRILTIDQIKHKIHFIQGDAFEVCEKNACRNNVVYFIDPPYIKSGQRLYRYSDIDHKALFDLANRLQGDFLMTYDNVTEAQALASRCKFETKLIAMKNTHHARKTELIIGKDLTWL; this is encoded by the coding sequence TTGTTTCAGAAGCTCGATACACAAAATTCCGATCAGACCCGTGTTCCACAACGCAGCCCTTTTCGATATGCTGGCGGGAAAACTTGGCTCATCCCAAAGATCCGGCAATGGTTGCGTCATCAAGGGGGGACTGATAAGGAAATGATAGAACCCTTTGCAGGTAGTGGTATCGTGAGTTTGACTGCCGTTTGTGAAAATCTTGTCGATCGAGCAACGATGGTTGAAAAGGATGAAGGTGTTGCTGCGGTCTGGCAAATTATCCTGAATGGTGGAGCTGTGTGGCTGGCTGATGCCATCATGCGTTTTCAACTAACTCCAGAAACGGCAAAAAGAGCCATTGATCGAGCCGATGAATCTTTAGAGTCACTTGCTTTTGCAACGATTATCAAAAATCGTGTGAATCGAGGGGGTATTCTCGCGGATGGAGCTAGCTTTATTAAGAATGGAGAAAATGGTAAAGGAATAACCTCAAGATGGTATCCTGCGACGCTTAAAAAGCGTATTCTTACAATCGATCAAATTAAGCACAAAATCCACTTTATCCAAGGGGATGCGTTCGAGGTATGTGAGAAAAATGCTTGCAGAAATAATGTTGTTTATTTCATTGATCCGCCTTATATAAAGTCTGGGCAGCGACTCTATCGTTACTCAGATATCGATCACAAAGCCTTATTTGATTTAGCAAATAGATTACAAGGTGACTTTCTGATGACTTATGACAATGTCACTGAAGCGCAGGCACTGGCAAGCCGTTGTAAGTTCGAGACAAAACTCATTGCAATGAAGAACACCCATCATGCGAGGAAGACAGAATTAATAATTGGGAAAGATCTAACATGGCTATAA
- a CDS encoding protein kinase domain-containing protein → MSSSHRSDTWLGRLVGDRDRYRLEEHLGGGGMGDVFLATDTLLGKQVALKLLKGALVDVEGFGKRFSREVALCAALKSDHIVQVSDYGMTVNGEPFYVMEYLEGETLGQRLAQQQRLSPQEAIGIIIQVCRGLQVAHEGVNVWKKQVVASTKSRIVHRDLKPENIYLVPTVLGELVKIIDFGIAKIYSEQQQQVQETNLSYSNQFLGTFRYASPEQWENRKELDGRSDIYSLGIIFYEMLSGTDPFHSKTTQTDLASIVFWATAHTKQPPKPLRSQPGCAYISPEIEAVVMRCLEKSPDRRFATVTELSRAIVQAASDSNLPLNISIPPPALQDASIPTEVGANLETEMGRFGTPALDSSFSETIASAHIPLSVTEPTQNAFPSEPLASETTQGGKPTPGGRNSLLKVVAGTGIVGILASVSYVYWQGLGNSSNRGSSNIAILEDIKTLKSQSKYEECIAKATSATSSAADTSINPDLQSILNQCQLERAKQFAIEQKFDLALARIAQIPAHSSSYAESQQLVRQWSVKAIALAAPRFQNGDLNGAIALLNAIPKTSPGYAKAQTAIANWKKEWQTAELNFKAAQSALKNNNPQAVLDATNKIPKIAFWQKKAKPIADDANARLAKINQPAIVEPSNPATDPAPVYIAPSRIPEAPTSVQPEAPAVQAPPEPNPVYTVPPNQNLGEEQPSSNKKDEGI, encoded by the coding sequence ATGAGTTCTTCCCACCGCTCCGATACCTGGCTTGGTCGCCTCGTTGGCGATCGCGATCGCTATCGTTTAGAAGAGCATCTCGGCGGCGGTGGCATGGGGGATGTTTTCCTGGCAACAGATACGTTACTGGGCAAGCAGGTAGCTTTAAAGCTGCTCAAGGGGGCACTAGTTGACGTTGAGGGATTTGGCAAACGGTTTTCCCGCGAAGTTGCCCTTTGCGCTGCGCTAAAGAGCGATCATATCGTGCAGGTGAGCGACTATGGCATGACTGTCAATGGCGAGCCATTTTACGTCATGGAGTATCTAGAAGGAGAAACTCTAGGGCAGCGCTTAGCTCAACAGCAGCGCTTATCACCTCAAGAAGCTATAGGTATTATCATCCAGGTATGCCGAGGACTGCAAGTAGCGCATGAGGGTGTCAACGTATGGAAAAAACAGGTTGTCGCCAGTACAAAGAGCAGGATCGTCCATCGCGATTTAAAGCCTGAAAATATCTATCTCGTTCCCACAGTTCTGGGCGAGTTGGTCAAAATTATCGACTTTGGTATCGCTAAGATCTATAGCGAGCAACAGCAACAAGTACAGGAAACTAATCTGAGTTACTCCAATCAGTTTCTCGGCACCTTTCGCTATGCTTCGCCAGAGCAATGGGAAAATAGAAAGGAGTTGGATGGGCGATCGGATATCTACAGTCTGGGCATCATCTTTTACGAAATGCTGAGCGGTACCGATCCATTCCACAGTAAAACGACTCAGACCGATCTGGCTTCCATTGTCTTTTGGGCAACAGCGCATACTAAACAACCGCCCAAACCACTGCGATCGCAACCTGGATGTGCCTATATCTCACCAGAAATAGAAGCAGTAGTCATGCGGTGCCTGGAAAAATCCCCGGATCGGCGTTTTGCTACGGTAACGGAACTGAGTCGAGCAATCGTGCAAGCGGCTTCAGACAGCAACCTGCCACTGAATATTTCCATTCCCCCACCTGCACTGCAGGATGCCTCGATTCCCACTGAAGTCGGCGCTAATCTGGAAACAGAAATGGGCAGATTCGGTACGCCAGCGCTAGACTCCTCGTTCTCAGAGACGATCGCATCCGCACATATTCCTTTATCGGTTACTGAACCTACCCAAAATGCATTTCCCTCTGAGCCGCTCGCCTCTGAAACTACTCAAGGAGGTAAGCCAACTCCTGGCGGCAGAAATTCTCTACTCAAAGTAGTTGCGGGCACTGGCATTGTCGGTATACTTGCCAGCGTATCCTATGTATATTGGCAAGGGCTTGGGAACAGTAGCAATCGTGGTAGTAGCAATATCGCTATCCTGGAAGATATTAAGACGCTAAAATCTCAATCAAAATACGAGGAATGTATTGCTAAAGCTACTTCTGCAACATCATCGGCAGCAGATACAAGTATCAATCCCGACCTCCAATCTATTCTCAATCAATGTCAATTAGAGCGAGCTAAGCAATTCGCAATAGAACAAAAGTTCGATCTCGCTTTGGCAAGAATCGCGCAGATCCCGGCCCATAGTTCCAGCTATGCAGAATCGCAACAGCTAGTTAGACAGTGGTCGGTAAAAGCAATCGCTCTGGCTGCGCCCAGGTTTCAAAATGGCGACCTCAATGGCGCGATCGCTCTGCTGAATGCAATTCCCAAAACTAGTCCAGGCTACGCTAAAGCGCAAACTGCGATCGCCAACTGGAAAAAAGAATGGCAAACAGCAGAACTGAACTTTAAAGCAGCGCAATCGGCACTAAAAAATAACAACCCCCAAGCAGTGCTTGATGCCACTAACAAAATCCCCAAGATTGCGTTTTGGCAGAAAAAAGCTAAACCCATTGCTGACGATGCCAACGCCCGCCTTGCCAAAATTAACCAGCCTGCGATCGTCGAACCATCCAATCCGGCAACAGATCCTGCGCCAGTATACATTGCCCCTAGTCGTATTCCCGAAGCTCCTACCAGCGTCCAGCCCGAAGCTCCAGCAGTTCAGGCTCCCCCCGAACCCAATCCCGTTTATACAGTTCCACCCAACCAAAACTTGGGAGAAGAGCAACCAAGCTCGAATAAGAAGGACGAAGGCATTTAA
- a CDS encoding ABC transporter ATP-binding protein: MGTIIHLQGITKDYRLGEMTVSVLKQIDLSIQEGEYVAIMGVSGSGKSTLMNIIGCLDRPTKGRYFLEGRNLTSLDDDELAYIRNQRIGFVFQQFNLLPRSTALENVMLPMIYANIPKSERRQYAAQALARVGLSDRMHNRPSQLSGGQQQRVAIARALVNRPALVLADEPTGALDTETSQEVMNLLSELNEQGITIVIVTHEPDIAARTKRIIRVRDGEIANSSPLSR; the protein is encoded by the coding sequence ATGGGTACCATAATTCACTTGCAAGGCATCACAAAAGACTATCGCTTAGGCGAAATGACAGTTTCCGTCTTGAAGCAAATCGATCTGTCGATCCAGGAAGGAGAGTATGTCGCCATTATGGGCGTATCTGGCTCTGGCAAATCCACATTGATGAATATTATTGGTTGCCTAGATCGCCCTACTAAAGGGCGTTACTTCCTCGAAGGTAGGAATTTAACCAGCTTGGATGATGATGAGCTAGCCTATATTCGCAATCAGCGGATTGGTTTTGTGTTTCAACAGTTCAATTTGCTCCCGCGCTCTACTGCTTTAGAGAATGTCATGCTGCCTATGATCTATGCCAATATCCCTAAGTCAGAACGCCGACAGTATGCCGCGCAAGCTTTAGCGAGAGTCGGCCTCTCAGATCGGATGCATAACCGTCCCAGCCAACTGTCTGGTGGGCAGCAGCAGCGGGTGGCGATCGCCCGCGCCCTGGTTAATCGTCCCGCTCTGGTACTGGCCGACGAGCCGACCGGAGCCTTAGACACGGAAACCTCACAGGAAGTAATGAATTTACTGTCGGAGTTAAACGAGCAAGGAATTACAATTGTAATCGTCACCCACGAACCCGATATCGCCGCTCGCACTAAACGGATTATCCGCGTCAGAGATGGAGAGATCGCTAATAGCAGCCCACTATCTCGCTAA
- the nadA gene encoding quinolinate synthase NadA: MFATLERQSQQQPVIPRDLFGAIAELKQELNAVILAHYYQDPDLQDVADYIGDSLGLAQAAANTDADVIVFLGVHFMAETAKILNPHKQVLLPDLAAGCSLADSCPPDRFAAFKAAHPNHMVISYINCSAAIKAMSDVICTSANAVAIVKQVPANRPIIFAPDRNLGRYVMQQTGREMLLWQGSCMVHEIFSERKLVELKQKYPDAQIVAHPECEPNVLRHAEFIGSTTALLKYVQTSPCKSFIVVTEPGVIHQMQKASPGKQLIPAPPEHDCACNQCPHMRLNTLEKLYLAMKNRSPEIVMDEAIRQAALVPIQRMLDMSK, encoded by the coding sequence GTGTTTGCCACTCTAGAAAGACAAAGTCAACAGCAGCCTGTTATTCCTCGCGATCTGTTTGGGGCGATCGCCGAGCTGAAGCAGGAGCTAAACGCCGTCATTTTAGCTCACTATTACCAGGATCCCGACCTGCAGGATGTGGCAGACTACATCGGCGACTCCCTCGGGTTAGCGCAGGCGGCGGCAAATACCGATGCTGATGTCATAGTCTTTTTGGGCGTACATTTCATGGCCGAGACTGCCAAAATCCTTAACCCCCATAAACAAGTACTTTTGCCGGATTTAGCAGCTGGCTGCTCGCTGGCGGATAGCTGCCCTCCCGATCGCTTTGCCGCTTTTAAAGCAGCCCACCCCAACCATATGGTAATTTCCTACATTAACTGCTCGGCAGCGATTAAAGCCATGAGCGATGTGATTTGTACTAGTGCCAACGCCGTGGCGATCGTCAAACAAGTGCCTGCCAATCGCCCCATTATTTTTGCCCCCGATCGCAATCTAGGCCGCTACGTCATGCAGCAGACAGGGCGGGAAATGTTGCTCTGGCAAGGAAGCTGCATGGTACATGAGATTTTTTCGGAGCGCAAACTAGTGGAGTTAAAGCAAAAATATCCCGACGCTCAGATCGTGGCGCACCCAGAGTGCGAACCGAACGTGCTGAGACACGCGGAATTTATTGGCTCCACCACCGCCTTGTTAAAGTACGTACAAACTAGTCCCTGCAAGTCTTTTATCGTGGTCACCGAGCCGGGCGTAATCCACCAAATGCAAAAGGCATCACCGGGCAAGCAATTAATTCCTGCCCCACCGGAACATGACTGCGCCTGCAACCAATGCCCGCACATGCGGTTGAATACTCTGGAAAAGCTGTACTTAGCCATGAAAAACCGCTCGCCGGAAATCGTGATGGACGAAGCAATCCGGCAAGCTGCGCTTGTACCGATTCAACGAATGCTGGATATGTCAAAATGA
- a CDS encoding Uma2 family endonuclease translates to MTVSGELKLTPTIEYLEEDFEPMAEGDKQRRNLSYTTEALRLWFEPRQDVYVSGNLFIFYEENNPDKKIAPDTFVVFGMNSADRLSYKLWEEGGKVPDFVLEITSKGTVRKDRDENPLIYRTLGVKEYFQFDPSGDYLKPLPLQGVRLEQGKYQAIAASILPDGVLSLHSEVLGLDLYLYEDRRFRFFDPKSKQILRSYAEAEQDRLQAEAIALQEKLAKEQAEAIANQERQEKLQERLAKQQAEAIAAQEKLAKEQVEELLKKYRDRFGELPE, encoded by the coding sequence ATGACTGTTTCTGGCGAACTCAAGCTAACCCCCACAATTGAATATTTGGAAGAGGACTTTGAGCCGATGGCTGAAGGTGATAAACAGAGGCGTAATCTGAGCTATACGACAGAGGCACTCAGGCTTTGGTTCGAGCCACGGCAGGACGTTTACGTGTCTGGGAATCTATTCATTTTCTACGAAGAGAATAATCCCGATAAGAAGATCGCACCAGATACATTTGTCGTGTTTGGCATGAATAGTGCCGATCGCCTCAGCTATAAGCTGTGGGAAGAAGGCGGCAAAGTTCCTGATTTTGTCTTAGAGATTACCTCTAAGGGCACGGTGCGCAAAGATCGCGATGAGAATCCGCTAATTTACCGGACTCTGGGAGTCAAGGAATATTTTCAGTTCGATCCATCTGGGGACTATTTAAAACCGCTGCCTTTACAGGGAGTGCGTCTGGAGCAAGGCAAATATCAGGCGATCGCTGCGTCTATTTTGCCGGATGGGGTGTTGTCATTGCATAGTGAGGTACTGGGTTTAGACCTGTATTTATATGAAGATCGACGGTTTCGCTTCTTTGACCCCAAATCAAAGCAGATCTTGCGTTCGTATGCTGAGGCGGAGCAGGATAGGCTGCAAGCTGAAGCGATCGCCCTACAAGAAAAATTAGCTAAAGAACAAGCAGAAGCGATCGCCAACCAAGAACGTCAAGAAAAATTACAAGAACGTTTAGCTAAACAGCAAGCCGAAGCGATCGCAGCTCAGGAGAAACTTGCTAAAGAACAAGTAGAAGAGTTGCTGAAAAAGTATCGCGATCGCTTTGGCGAACTCCCAGAATAA
- a CDS encoding IS5 family transposase (programmed frameshift) gives MNYIIAQTLPAAHFKRRFGIETNTFKAIVKVLKPEWRATPTPGAKPKLGLEDRILVAFEYWREYRTYFHIATSWGISESTVCRIVHWVEETLIRSRRFRLPGKRQLVRGFGIPTVANVDVTETRIERPKRHQRAFYSGKQKGHTLKCQLIIDALTGQIICTFFGKGRRHDFKLFKASGIHFHPQTESLQDKGYQGIQKLHLYCRLPHKKPKGGQLTPEQKAFNRQLARQRVGIEHVNRRLKIFRILSGRYRNRRHRFGLRCNLIAGLYNFERSQGSSVG, from the exons ATGAACTATATAATAGCGCAAACCCTACCTGCTGCACACTTTAAGCGTCGATTTGGTATCGAGACTAATACGTTCAAAGCAATTGTGAAAGTGCTTAAACCAGAGTGGCGAGCAACGCCAACACCTGGAGCCAAGCCTAAACTCGGACTAGAAGACCGCATATTGGTTGCCTTCGAGTATTGGCGGGAATATCGCACCTACTTTCACATCGCCACTAGTTGGGGCATCAGCGAGTCTACAGTTTGTCGAATAGTGCATTGGGTAGAGGAGACTTTAATCCGCTCACGTCGCTTTCGACTACCTGGGAAGCGCCAGTTGGTGCGGGGCTTTGGGATACCTACAGTCGCGA ACGTTGATGTGACTGAAACTCGCATTGAGCGTCCTAAGCGGCACCAACGTGCCTTTTATAGCGGCAAACAGAAAGGGCACACGCTCAAATGTCAACTCATAATTGACGCTCTTACTGGGCAGATTATCTGTACGTTTTTCGGCAAGGGGCGACGGCATGATTTCAAGCTGTTCAAAGCTTCTGGCATCCATTTCCATCCTCAAACCGAGAGTTTGCAGGACAAGGGTTATCAAGGCATCCAGAAACTGCATCTCTACTGCCGCTTACCCCACAAGAAACCGAAAGGTGGTCAGCTTACGCCTGAGCAGAAAGCGTTCAACCGCCAACTTGCGCGCCAACGGGTTGGCATTGAGCATGTTAATCGCCGCTTGAAGATCTTCCGCATCTTATCTGGACGCTATCGCAATCGTCGTCACCGCTTTGGTTTGCGTTGCAATCTAATTGCTGGTCTCTACAATTTTGAACGCTCTCAAGGCTCCTCAGTTGGCTAA
- a CDS encoding TIGR00341 family protein — protein MLERLHSLVGDFRRTRVEPDRLQQLQAELVAESTLDVPYLVLIVSSCAIATFGLLSNSAAVIIGAMVIAPLMLPIRGLAFGALVGDTQLFRRGLVAVTAGTLLALVISWGIGLLISLPSYGSEILARSKPNLLDLGIAVVAGGISGYAMVQPKISASLAGTAIAVALMPPVCTIGLGLAQANWPLSWGATLLYLTNLLGISLACMVTFLVTGYTPLKQARKALVWTLLLTGVLVVPLALSFFELIGQSRLEASLRKVLLNRTLTFQRVELLKSEINWLTSPPQVYLSVRAKEAITPKQVRLLEAFLEREMHQPFALIFTVSQVEEVRGDSSVPPPTNSKPNP, from the coding sequence TTGCTGGAAAGGCTACATAGTTTAGTTGGAGACTTCAGACGTACGAGAGTTGAGCCAGATAGACTACAGCAGTTGCAAGCTGAATTGGTGGCAGAATCTACGCTGGATGTACCGTATCTGGTTCTAATTGTTTCTTCCTGCGCGATCGCTACCTTCGGGCTGCTTTCTAATAGCGCGGCGGTTATCATCGGCGCTATGGTGATTGCACCCTTGATGTTACCCATTCGAGGGTTAGCTTTTGGCGCGTTGGTAGGGGATACGCAGCTTTTTCGTCGCGGTTTGGTTGCCGTGACAGCCGGAACGTTACTAGCTCTGGTAATCTCCTGGGGTATCGGCCTTCTCATCAGTCTCCCGAGCTACGGTAGCGAAATTCTGGCGCGCTCTAAGCCCAACTTACTGGATCTGGGAATTGCCGTTGTTGCGGGTGGTATCAGCGGTTATGCAATGGTGCAGCCCAAAATCTCTGCCAGTCTGGCGGGAACGGCGATCGCCGTCGCACTCATGCCCCCGGTTTGTACGATTGGTTTGGGATTGGCTCAAGCAAACTGGCCTCTCAGTTGGGGCGCAACGCTACTTTACCTGACGAACCTGTTGGGTATTTCCCTTGCTTGCATGGTGACTTTTTTAGTGACGGGATATACGCCCTTAAAACAGGCGCGCAAAGCACTTGTATGGACTCTCTTGCTTACAGGTGTCCTCGTCGTGCCGCTCGCGTTGAGCTTTTTCGAGTTGATCGGCCAGTCTCGCCTGGAAGCCAGCCTGCGGAAGGTTTTGCTAAACCGTACCCTTACCTTTCAACGCGTAGAATTGCTCAAGAGCGAAATTAACTGGCTGACCAGCCCCCCTCAGGTTTATCTGAGCGTTCGCGCCAAGGAAGCCATTACCCCCAAGCAGGTGAGGCTCTTGGAAGCTTTTTTAGAAAGAGAAATGCATCAGCCGTTCGCGCTAATTTTTACAGTCAGTCAGGTTGAAGAAGTCAGGGGAGACAGTTCGGTGCCTCCGCCAACGAACTCGAAGCCCAATCCTTAA
- a CDS encoding acyltransferase family protein, whose protein sequence is MRLQLKQQPLLAQLDVVRGFAILAVFIFHIYGAAFGMDKLPFLGNFRDYSKAPDLAFLIFWPYQYGMLGVTLFFVLSGFCIHLSFLKYVNFLEDRDLDFQFKTYIKDFFVRRIFRIVPAYLLALLILSFIYNPTKIDIETSEGSFQFFSHLFLVHNFSKDSFFGINPVFWSIAVEMQLYCIYPLLLIIRKHLGIAKTVLAIFIFQYFYGQLGWDLDLQINELGKSWQNPFMESLQIFRQMPFNFWFTWATGAYLAEHIYVKNKKILNLNLQYKILFLSLYLLGSLYKPLSALGHYSTIVLFISFVEDYIFDRQNLTSLECAIANVGLCSYSMYLFHQPIVVWLVGLLSKPFNSYFICTVGAILVFIPVFGISWLIYKYVEIPTHRAGKSIAQQISSSDLKIYGDNKYGNPK, encoded by the coding sequence ATGAGACTCCAACTCAAGCAACAACCTCTACTCGCACAGCTAGATGTAGTTCGAGGGTTTGCTATCCTGGCCGTTTTTATCTTTCATATCTATGGTGCTGCGTTTGGGATGGATAAGCTGCCCTTCTTAGGAAACTTTAGAGACTATAGCAAGGCTCCCGATCTAGCCTTTCTAATCTTTTGGCCTTACCAATACGGTATGCTAGGAGTCACGCTATTCTTTGTGCTCTCAGGTTTTTGCATACATTTATCGTTTCTCAAATACGTTAACTTCCTAGAGGATCGGGACTTAGATTTTCAATTTAAAACCTACATCAAAGATTTTTTCGTAAGGCGAATATTTAGGATTGTCCCCGCGTATTTGCTAGCTCTATTAATTCTTAGTTTTATTTACAACCCTACTAAAATTGATATCGAGACAAGTGAAGGTAGTTTTCAGTTTTTCAGCCATCTATTTTTAGTTCACAACTTCAGTAAGGATTCATTTTTTGGCATCAATCCAGTGTTTTGGAGTATTGCGGTTGAAATGCAACTTTACTGCATTTATCCATTGCTATTAATTATTCGCAAACATCTAGGCATTGCCAAAACCGTACTGGCAATTTTCATATTTCAGTATTTTTACGGTCAATTGGGATGGGACTTAGATCTACAAATAAATGAACTGGGAAAGAGTTGGCAAAATCCATTTATGGAAAGCTTGCAAATATTTAGACAAATGCCCTTTAACTTTTGGTTTACCTGGGCTACCGGAGCCTATTTAGCCGAGCATATTTATGTAAAAAACAAGAAGATATTAAATCTTAATCTGCAATATAAGATATTATTTCTGAGCTTATACTTGTTAGGGTCTCTCTACAAACCACTATCTGCGCTGGGTCACTATTCCACTATTGTATTATTTATTTCTTTTGTTGAAGATTATATTTTTGATCGCCAAAACCTGACTTCCCTAGAGTGCGCGATCGCCAATGTTGGTCTGTGTTCGTATTCGATGTATTTATTCCATCAACCTATAGTTGTATGGTTGGTGGGTCTTTTGAGTAAGCCATTCAATTCTTACTTTATCTGTACGGTTGGTGCCATCTTGGTGTTTATTCCGGTGTTTGGAATTAGCTGGTTAATTTACAAATATGTAGAAATTCCCACGCATCGAGCTGGCAAAAGTATTGCCCAGCAAATTTCTTCAAGTGATTTGAAAATATATGGTGATAACAAGTATGGCAATCCGAAATGA
- the dnaK gene encoding molecular chaperone DnaK gives MAKVVGIDLGTTNSVVAVMEGGKPTVIANAEGFRTTPSVVAYAKNGDRLVGQIAKRQAVMNTENTFYSVKRFIGRRYEEVNNESKQVAYKVLNVNGNVKLDSPSAGKQFAPEEISAQVLRKLIDDASKYLGETVTQAVVTVPAYFNDSQRQATKDAGKIAGVEVLRIINEPTAAALAYGLESKSNETILVFDLGGGTFDVSILEVGDGVFEVMATSGDTHLGGDDFDKKIVDWLANQFQSSEGIDLRKDKQALQRLTEAAEKAKIELSSVTQTEINLPFITATQEGPKHLDMTLTRAKFEELCSDLIDRCRIPVEQALKDSKLDKSKIDEVVLVGGSTRIPAVQDLVKKILEKDPNQGVNPDEVVAVGAAIQAGVLAGEVKDILLLDVTPLSLGVETLGGVMTKIIPRNTTIPTKKSEVFSTAVDGQSNVEIHVLQGEREMASDNKSLGNFRLDGIPAAPRGVPQIEVTFDIDANGILAVKAKDKGTGKEQSITITGASTLPDSEVERMVREAEANASSDKEKRERIEAKNQADSLAYQAEKQIKDLGDKVPAADKTKIEGLIKDLRDAIASEDHDRIKSLSEDLKQALYALSTSVYQQSSGDGGSSSGGSSGMDDSTRDAASGSDDVIDADFTESK, from the coding sequence ATGGCAAAAGTAGTCGGAATTGACTTAGGTACTACAAACTCGGTTGTTGCCGTTATGGAAGGCGGTAAGCCTACGGTTATTGCAAATGCTGAAGGCTTCCGTACCACTCCTTCGGTTGTAGCCTATGCTAAAAACGGCGATCGCTTAGTCGGTCAAATTGCTAAGCGCCAGGCCGTAATGAATACGGAAAATACGTTTTATTCGGTCAAGCGTTTTATCGGTAGACGCTACGAAGAAGTTAATAACGAGTCCAAGCAAGTCGCGTATAAAGTACTAAATGTCAATGGTAATGTAAAGCTAGATTCACCTTCTGCGGGCAAACAATTTGCGCCGGAGGAGATCTCGGCACAGGTACTGCGCAAGCTGATCGACGATGCCAGTAAGTATCTGGGCGAAACTGTAACTCAGGCAGTTGTTACGGTTCCAGCCTATTTCAACGACTCACAGCGCCAAGCCACCAAAGATGCTGGCAAGATTGCTGGGGTAGAAGTCCTGCGCATTATTAACGAACCCACCGCCGCTGCACTTGCCTACGGTCTGGAGAGCAAGAGCAATGAAACCATCCTGGTGTTTGACCTCGGTGGCGGTACATTTGACGTTTCTATCCTGGAAGTGGGCGATGGCGTATTCGAGGTGATGGCAACCAGTGGCGATACCCACCTGGGTGGCGATGACTTCGACAAAAAGATTGTAGATTGGCTGGCCAATCAGTTCCAGTCCTCAGAAGGTATCGATCTCCGCAAGGACAAGCAAGCCCTACAACGCCTGACCGAGGCTGCTGAAAAAGCCAAGATCGAGTTATCCAGCGTCACCCAAACGGAAATTAACCTGCCATTTATCACGGCAACTCAAGAAGGGCCAAAACATCTGGATATGACGTTGACCCGCGCCAAGTTTGAAGAACTGTGCTCCGATCTAATCGATCGCTGCCGCATCCCCGTCGAGCAAGCACTCAAAGATTCCAAGCTCGATAAGAGCAAGATCGATGAAGTAGTACTTGTAGGTGGTTCTACCCGTATTCCCGCCGTACAGGATCTAGTCAAAAAGATTCTAGAGAAAGATCCCAACCAGGGTGTTAACCCCGATGAAGTGGTAGCTGTGGGTGCTGCCATTCAGGCTGGCGTTCTGGCTGGCGAAGTGAAAGACATTCTGCTGCTCGACGTTACACCTCTATCTCTTGGTGTCGAAACCTTGGGTGGCGTGATGACCAAGATTATTCCACGCAACACCACTATCCCCACTAAAAAGTCGGAAGTCTTCTCTACAGCGGTTGATGGTCAAAGCAATGTGGAAATTCACGTTCTGCAAGGCGAGCGTGAAATGGCATCGGACAATAAGAGCCTCGGTAACTTCCGCTTGGATGGAATTCCGGCTGCTCCCCGAGGCGTACCTCAGATTGAAGTTACCTTTGACATTGATGCTAACGGTATCCTTGCCGTAAAAGCAAAGGATAAAGGTACGGGCAAAGAGCAATCTATTACGATCACTGGTGCGTCTACATTGCCCGACAGCGAAGTCGAACGCATGGTTAGAGAAGCTGAAGCTAATGCTTCTTCGGATAAGGAAAAACGCGAGCGGATCGAAGCTAAGAATCAGGCTGATTCCCTTGCCTACCAAGCCGAAAAGCAAATTAAGGATCTAGGCGATAAGGTGCCCGCAGCAGATAAGACTAAGATTGAGGGTTTGATTAAGGATCTGCGCGATGCGATCGCATCTGAGGATCACGACCGCATCAAATCTCTAAGCGAAGATCTCAAGCAAGCGCTGTATGCCTTGAGTACGTCTGTTTATCAGCAAAGCTCGGGTGATGGCGGCTCTTCCTCTGGTGGTAGTAGTGGAATGGATGATTCTACTAGAGATGCAGCAAGTGGCAGCGATGACGTGATCGATGCTGACTTCACTGAATCGAAATAG